A stretch of Vigna angularis cultivar LongXiaoDou No.4 chromosome 4, ASM1680809v1, whole genome shotgun sequence DNA encodes these proteins:
- the LOC108321063 gene encoding transcription termination factor MTERF5, chloroplastic isoform X1: MLNKLLYLKCVTSTATSPYPFIHHYPFLLSLCFCTATSNSPSFAVSYLVDNFGFSPESASKTSKSYNICFQTSEKPETVVRFFRNHGFSNVQINHMVRRSPWLLSCDPCKRLLPKFEFLLSKGVSSSEIVDLVNKYPTVLGSSLKNQIVPNYELIYKFLQSDVKTIGCMLGNSFFCRGDLLAHNIRLLLENGVRESNIARLLGNRCKGVFGSNDMVKLVKEVKDLGFDPSKAAFAIALMAKKETTPSMWKQKVDTFKKWGWSDEALSEAFRRHPHVMLASIKKINIVLNFWVNQLGRDALELVQFPKIFGLSMEKTIIPRYRVFQHLLAEGLRKSSASFITPIAVSEKVFIKTFVTCFKEESCQLLKLYQEKVSVQGKEEVGAAWGSSQIVNS; the protein is encoded by the coding sequence ATGTTGAATAAACTTCTGTACTTGAAATGTGTCACTTCCACAGCAACATCACCTTACCCTTTTATCCACCACTACCCATTCCTCCTTTCTCTCTGTTTCTGCACAGCCACTTCAAATTCACCCTCATTTGCGGTATCCTACCTCGTTGACAACTTTGGATTCTCTCCTGAATCTGCTTCCAAAACATCTAAGTCCTACAATATTTGTTTCCAGACCTCAGAAAAGCCCGAGACAGTGGTCAGATTCTTCAGAAATCACGGTTTCTCTAATGTCCAAATAAACCATATGGTTAGAAGGTCACCATGGTTGCTTTCTTGTGACCCATGCAAAAGGTTATTGCCaaagtttgaatttttactCTCAAAGGGTGTTTCTAGCTCTGAAATTGTTGACCTAGTGAATAAGTACCCTACAGTACTGGGTTCAAGCCTGAAGAATCAGATAGTTCCAAACTATGAATTGATATATAAGTTCTTGCAATCTGATGTGAAGACTATTGGTTGTATGCTTGGTAATTCATTTTTCTGTCGGGGCGATCTTCTAGCACACAACATCAGATTGCTGCTGGAGAATGGAGTGAGAGAATCGAACATTGCAAGATTGCTTGGGAACCGTTGTAAGGGGGTCTTTGGCTCAAATGATATGGTTAAGTTGGTGAAGGAAGTAAAGGATTTGGGATTTGATCCTTCAAAAGCAGCTTTTGCTATAGCGTTGATGGCCAAAAAAGAAACGACTCCTTCCATGTGGAAGCAGAAAGTTGATACCTTCAAGAAATGGGGTTGGTCTGATGAAGCCTTGTCTGAAGCATTTAGGAGGCACCCTCACGTTATGTTGGCATccatcaaaaaaataaatattgtgcTGAACTTTTGGGTCAATCAGTTGGGTAGGGATGCTTTGGAACTTGTCCAATTTCCAAAGATTTTCGGGTTGAGTATGGAAAAGACAATCATTCCAAGGTATCGTGTTTTCCAGCATTTACTTGCTGAAGGCTTGAGGAAAAGCAGTGCCAGCTTTATTACGCCGATTGCTGTTTCTGAAAAGGTCTTTATTAAAACCTTTGTGACATGTTTTAAGGAGGAATCATGTCAACTATTAAAGTTGTACCAGGAAAAAGTTAGTGTTCAAGGAAAAGAGGAGGTTGGTGCAGCATGGGGCAGTTCTCAAATTGTTAACTCATGA
- the LOC108321118 gene encoding nuclear transcription factor Y subunit B-5: MEDSFGGSSSKDKCSIKEQDQLLPIANVGRLMKQILPQNAKISKEAKETMQECVSEFISFVTSEASEKCRKERRKTVNADDICWALATLGFDDYAAPMRRYLHIYRELELDRNNSKLNHHER; this comes from the coding sequence ATGGAAGATAGCTTTGGAGGCAGTTCCTCGAAGGACAAGTGCAGCATCAAGGAACAAGACCAGTTGCTGCCAATAGCCAATGTTGGTCGGCTCATGAAGCAGATTCTGCCGCAGAATGCAAAGATCTCGAAGGAAGCAAAAGAGACAATGCAAGAATGTGTGTCGGAGTTCATAAGCTTTGTGACAAGTGAAGCTTCGGAGAAGTGCAGAAAGGAGAGGAGAAAGACAGTGAATGCTGATGACATTTGCTGGGCATTGGCTACGCTAGGATTTGATGACTATGCTGCACCAATGAGAAGGTACTTGCACATATATAGAGAGCTTGAGCTAGACCGTAATAATAGTAAGCTCAATCATCATGAAAGATAA
- the LOC108321063 gene encoding transcription termination factor MTERF5, chloroplastic isoform X2: MVRRSPWLLSCDPCKRLLPKFEFLLSKGVSSSEIVDLVNKYPTVLGSSLKNQIVPNYELIYKFLQSDVKTIGCMLGNSFFCRGDLLAHNIRLLLENGVRESNIARLLGNRCKGVFGSNDMVKLVKEVKDLGFDPSKAAFAIALMAKKETTPSMWKQKVDTFKKWGWSDEALSEAFRRHPHVMLASIKKINIVLNFWVNQLGRDALELVQFPKIFGLSMEKTIIPRYRVFQHLLAEGLRKSSASFITPIAVSEKVFIKTFVTCFKEESCQLLKLYQEKVSVQGKEEVGAAWGSSQIVNS, translated from the coding sequence ATGGTTAGAAGGTCACCATGGTTGCTTTCTTGTGACCCATGCAAAAGGTTATTGCCaaagtttgaatttttactCTCAAAGGGTGTTTCTAGCTCTGAAATTGTTGACCTAGTGAATAAGTACCCTACAGTACTGGGTTCAAGCCTGAAGAATCAGATAGTTCCAAACTATGAATTGATATATAAGTTCTTGCAATCTGATGTGAAGACTATTGGTTGTATGCTTGGTAATTCATTTTTCTGTCGGGGCGATCTTCTAGCACACAACATCAGATTGCTGCTGGAGAATGGAGTGAGAGAATCGAACATTGCAAGATTGCTTGGGAACCGTTGTAAGGGGGTCTTTGGCTCAAATGATATGGTTAAGTTGGTGAAGGAAGTAAAGGATTTGGGATTTGATCCTTCAAAAGCAGCTTTTGCTATAGCGTTGATGGCCAAAAAAGAAACGACTCCTTCCATGTGGAAGCAGAAAGTTGATACCTTCAAGAAATGGGGTTGGTCTGATGAAGCCTTGTCTGAAGCATTTAGGAGGCACCCTCACGTTATGTTGGCATccatcaaaaaaataaatattgtgcTGAACTTTTGGGTCAATCAGTTGGGTAGGGATGCTTTGGAACTTGTCCAATTTCCAAAGATTTTCGGGTTGAGTATGGAAAAGACAATCATTCCAAGGTATCGTGTTTTCCAGCATTTACTTGCTGAAGGCTTGAGGAAAAGCAGTGCCAGCTTTATTACGCCGATTGCTGTTTCTGAAAAGGTCTTTATTAAAACCTTTGTGACATGTTTTAAGGAGGAATCATGTCAACTATTAAAGTTGTACCAGGAAAAAGTTAGTGTTCAAGGAAAAGAGGAGGTTGGTGCAGCATGGGGCAGTTCTCAAATTGTTAACTCATGA
- the LOC108321092 gene encoding uncharacterized protein LOC108321092, with amino-acid sequence MIRFQSIKPLFLHSKGLTTPFTSTLSLKHFSLTSQQHSFTVSYLIDTFGFLPQTALKVSKHVSFGTPQKPDSVIAFFNRNGFTHAHINNIVKSIPNILICNADERLSPKFQFLLSKGASASDIVRLVNRCPRILVSSLKNNVIPSFELVRRFLQSDQKTIDCVFCSRPFLRYNVGSQNVDMLLDVGVKDSGIGYLFRGRPSIFLSTNLREVIDEVKEMGFDPSKITFVIALHAKWVLSKSRWDAKVDAFKMWGWSEEMVFDSFRKHPLLMLVSKDKINEIMRFWVVELGWDPLALAKMPNIFGFSLERRIVPRGLVVRYLIAKGLREKSANLYTPFGVSEELFLKSFVMRFKEESSQLLKLYQSKKCFQENREDGVESAS; translated from the coding sequence ATGATTCGCTTCCAAAGCATCAAACCCCTTTTTCTCCACTCCAAGGGACTCACAACCCCTTTTACCTCAACACTCTCTCTGAAACACTTCTCCCTCACTTCGCAACAACACTCATTCACCGTTTCCTACCTCATAGACACCTTTGGCTTCTTACCACAAACCGCTCTCAAGGTTTCCAAGCACGTTAGCTTCGGTACCCCTCAAAAGCCCGACTCAGTCATCGCTTTCTTCAACAGAAATGGATTCACCCACGCTCACATCAACAACATCGTCAAAAGCATACCCAACATACTCATATGCAACGCTGACGAGAGGCTTTCGCCAAAGTTCCAATTTTTACTCTCAAAAGGTGCTTCTGCTTCTGATATCGTTCGCCTCGTTAATAGGTGCCCCAGAATCCTCGTATCCAGCCTCAAGAACAACGTGATCCCCTCCTTCGAATTGGTGAGAAGGTTCCTCCAATCTGACCAGAAAACCATTGATTGTGTTTTCTGTAGTAGACCTTTCCTTCGATATAACGTTGGATCGCAGAATGTGGATATGTTGCTTGATGTTGGAGTCAAGGACTCCGGCATCGGCTATTTGTTCAGAGGGAGGCCCTCTATATTCTTGTCTACTAACTTGAGGGAGGTTATTGATGAAGTTAAGGAAATGGGGTTCGACCCCTCCAAGATAACTTTCGTCATTGCCTTGCACGCCAAATGGGTTCTGTCGAAATCGCGGTGGGACGCGAAAGTTGATGCCTTTAAGATGTGGGGTTGGTCTGAGGAAATGGTTTTTGATTCGTTCAGGAAGCATCCCCTCTTAATGTTGGTATCcaaagataaaattaatgaGATCATGAGATTTTGGGTTGTTGAATTAGGTTGGGACCCTTTGGCACTAGCCAAAATGCCCAATATTTTTGGATTCAGTTTGGAGAGAAGGATTGTTCCCAGGGGTTTGGTTGTCCGGTATTTGATTGCCAAAGGTTTGAGAGAGAAGAGTGCCAACTTGTATACCCCGTTTGGTGTTTCTGAAGAGTTGTTTCTTAAAAGTTTTGTGATGCGTTTTAAGGAGGAATCGTCTCAACTGTTAAAGCTTTATCAGAGCAAAAAATGTTTCCAAGAAAACAGGGAGGACGGTGTAGAATCTGCCAGTTAG